In one window of Streptomyces sp. NBC_01224 DNA:
- a CDS encoding DUF4032 domain-containing protein produces the protein MALQFSATNPEHPAFLLELPWHLPLEEWPEKHLVTLPRGISRHVVRYARAGGDVVAVKELAERPAVREYELLRTLARLGIPAVDPLAVVTGRTGSDGEPLEPVLITRHLNGSLPYRSMFETTMRPTTVHRLMDALAVLLVRLHLAGFAWGDCSLSNTLFRRDAGAYAAYLVDAETGDVHSRLSTGQREYDIDLARVNISGEMLDLEAAGALHPSVDPIAFGAEICQRYEELWKELTRTSVYPAGKYHYIERRVRRLNDLGFDVAEMQIANSSNGDTITFVPKVVDAGHHQRQLLRLTGIDAEENQARRLLNDLESWMATQEDHAPGDPLGARAEVLAHRWVREVFRPTVRAVPRDLRSSMDPAELYHELLEHRWYMSERAQQDVGLEAAVADFSTTVLPERDTEAPATGDSP, from the coding sequence ATGGCTTTGCAGTTCAGCGCCACCAACCCCGAACACCCCGCCTTCCTTCTCGAACTGCCCTGGCACCTGCCGCTCGAAGAGTGGCCGGAGAAGCATCTGGTGACGCTGCCGCGCGGCATCTCCCGCCACGTCGTGCGCTATGCCCGAGCGGGGGGCGATGTGGTGGCGGTCAAGGAGCTCGCCGAGCGACCGGCGGTGCGCGAGTACGAGCTGCTGCGTACCCTTGCCCGGCTCGGGATACCCGCGGTTGACCCACTCGCGGTGGTTACCGGGCGCACCGGCAGCGACGGGGAACCGCTGGAGCCGGTGCTGATCACCCGTCACCTCAACGGGTCCCTGCCCTATCGCTCGATGTTCGAGACGACAATGCGCCCGACCACGGTGCACCGGCTCATGGACGCACTCGCCGTACTGCTGGTCCGGCTGCACCTGGCGGGGTTCGCCTGGGGCGACTGCTCTCTGTCCAACACACTCTTCCGCCGGGACGCCGGTGCCTACGCCGCCTACCTCGTAGATGCGGAGACCGGCGATGTGCACAGCCGGCTCAGCACAGGGCAGCGTGAATACGACATCGATCTGGCCCGGGTGAACATCAGCGGAGAGATGCTCGACCTGGAGGCCGCGGGTGCGCTTCATCCCTCGGTGGATCCGATTGCGTTCGGCGCGGAGATCTGCCAGCGGTACGAGGAGCTTTGGAAGGAGCTGACCCGCACTTCGGTCTATCCGGCAGGCAAGTATCACTACATCGAACGTCGCGTGCGCAGGCTCAATGATCTCGGCTTCGACGTCGCCGAGATGCAGATCGCCAACTCCTCGAACGGCGATACGATCACTTTCGTCCCCAAGGTTGTCGACGCAGGCCATCATCAGCGTCAGCTGCTGCGCCTGACCGGAATCGATGCCGAGGAGAACCAGGCCCGGCGACTCCTCAACGACCTCGAGAGCTGGATGGCGACACAGGAGGACCATGCGCCGGGCGACCCGCTCGGTGCCCGTGCGGAGGTGCTTGCCCACCGCTGGGTCCGCGAGGTGTTCAGGCCCACGGTGCGTGCGGTTCCGCGGGATCTCCGGAGCTCCATGGACCCGGCCGAGCTCTATCACGAGCTGTTGGAACACCGCTGGTACATGTCCGAGCGGGCACAGCAGGACGTCGGTCTGGAGGCGGCCGTGGCGGACTTCAGCACCACTGTTCTTCCCGAGCGGGACACCGAAGCGCCGGCAACGGGCGATTCTCCGTAA
- a CDS encoding cytochrome P450, with product MECTLRTTFRSRITARFGRTYLSRIQKYGIGSSTIRLLPEDLLMLLRRDGLDPVDKLAGLRAKAPVSKVSLPFGMDAWVVTGYEESKAVLGSADGFSTDFAHLATNAGVAAEQSPGGLGFSDPPVHTRLRRILTPEFTMRRLRRLTPRIDAIVEEHLDAMEARQGPVDLVQEFALPIPSLTICELLGIPYEDRQDFQKLAMDRFDLFGGTTAPFGAMSESLAYFRNVVKMQREEPGDGLLGMIVKEHGDSVDDEELAGLADGVLTGGFETTASTIALGSLVLLRNTDVFERIRTDDAMAAPFVEEVLRYLSAVQLAFPRFAREDIEIAGVLIPRGDMVLCSLSSANRDASYVMDDGRFDPHRDTSGHLAFGYGIHRCIGAELARMELRSAYPALARRFPRMRLAVPPQDLAFRKLSIVYGIESLPVHLR from the coding sequence ATGGAGTGCACGTTGAGGACGACGTTCCGTTCTCGTATCACCGCCCGGTTCGGGCGCACCTACCTGTCCAGGATCCAGAAGTACGGGATCGGTTCTTCCACGATCAGGCTGCTGCCCGAAGACCTGCTGATGCTGCTGCGCAGGGATGGCCTGGACCCGGTGGACAAGCTGGCCGGGCTCCGGGCGAAGGCGCCGGTGTCCAAGGTCTCGCTGCCGTTCGGAATGGACGCCTGGGTGGTCACCGGCTACGAGGAGTCGAAAGCCGTCCTCGGATCGGCCGACGGGTTCAGCACCGATTTCGCCCACCTCGCCACGAACGCCGGAGTCGCAGCGGAGCAGAGCCCCGGCGGGCTCGGGTTCAGTGATCCTCCCGTGCACACCCGGCTGCGCCGCATTCTGACCCCGGAATTCACGATGCGCCGGCTGCGTCGCCTCACCCCCAGGATCGATGCCATCGTCGAGGAGCACCTCGACGCGATGGAAGCCCGTCAGGGCCCGGTCGACCTGGTGCAGGAGTTCGCGCTGCCGATCCCCTCCCTCACGATCTGTGAGCTGCTCGGCATTCCCTACGAGGACCGCCAGGACTTCCAGAAGCTGGCCATGGACCGCTTCGACCTCTTCGGTGGGACGACCGCACCCTTCGGCGCCATGTCGGAGTCTCTGGCGTACTTCAGGAATGTGGTCAAGATGCAGCGCGAGGAACCGGGCGACGGACTGCTCGGCATGATCGTGAAGGAGCACGGCGACAGCGTCGACGACGAGGAACTCGCGGGCCTCGCCGACGGCGTGCTCACCGGCGGGTTCGAGACGACCGCCAGCACGATCGCCCTCGGCTCCCTCGTGTTGCTTCGGAACACGGACGTCTTCGAGCGAATACGGACGGACGACGCAATGGCCGCGCCGTTCGTCGAGGAGGTGCTGCGCTACCTCTCCGCGGTGCAGCTCGCCTTCCCACGGTTCGCACGCGAGGACATAGAGATAGCCGGGGTGCTCATTCCCCGGGGCGACATGGTGCTCTGCTCACTGAGCAGCGCCAACCGTGATGCGTCGTACGTCATGGACGACGGACGCTTCGACCCGCACCGCGACACCTCAGGGCATCTCGCCTTCGGCTACGGAATCCACCGCTGCATCGGCGCCGAACTGGCACGCATGGAACTACGTTCCGCCTACCCAGCCCTGGCGCGGCGGTTTCCCCGGATGCGCCTCGCTGTCCCGCCCCAGGACCTGGCCTTCCGCAAGCTGTCGATCGTCTACGGCATCGAATCGCTGCCGGTGCACCTGCGCTGA
- a CDS encoding cytochrome P450, with product MPRSDDTHAIAGPPSLPLHRLRFDPAGPPRPIALPDGTQAWLVSRYADVRMVLTDNRFGRAQLHAPDAPTLSGESGLVGSLDLMFNQDGEDHLRLRRTLRRAFTPRAVARWRPWITSIVEQRLDELADSTPPVDLVARFTLPLPVEVISRLMGLDAPARERLRHWSQYAFSDGSHPKEEMESALAEFAAFGSALLAERRSAPGDDLTSVLVRAADDEGGIPEGQLVDLVCGLVVGGHDSTMTMLGNSLLYLLGERPESWRRLGADEQAAGVVAERLLHLVPLGDDRGTARHAAADTEVGGVTIPAGSVVLADCGMANRDPDVFPPRQFADLFAPLEAPTLSFGAGPHYCLGAWLARLELQLSLHRLAARFPGLRLARPADAVEWRRGTTSRSPQRITVTW from the coding sequence GTGCCCCGCTCCGACGACACCCACGCGATTGCCGGCCCGCCGTCGCTCCCTCTGCACCGTCTGAGGTTCGACCCGGCCGGGCCGCCCAGGCCCATTGCGTTACCCGATGGCACTCAGGCCTGGCTGGTGAGCCGGTACGCCGACGTACGCATGGTTCTGACCGACAACCGATTCGGACGCGCACAGCTCCACGCACCGGACGCCCCGACCTTGTCGGGCGAATCCGGTCTGGTGGGCAGCCTCGACCTGATGTTCAACCAGGACGGCGAGGACCATCTGCGTCTGCGCCGCACCCTGCGGCGTGCGTTCACGCCGAGGGCCGTCGCCCGCTGGCGGCCCTGGATCACATCGATCGTGGAGCAGCGCCTGGACGAACTCGCCGACAGCACACCTCCGGTGGATCTGGTGGCCCGTTTCACCCTTCCGCTCCCGGTCGAGGTGATCAGCCGACTGATGGGTCTCGACGCCCCGGCACGGGAACGGCTGCGCCACTGGAGCCAGTACGCCTTCTCCGACGGCTCCCACCCCAAGGAGGAGATGGAGTCGGCGCTGGCGGAGTTCGCCGCTTTCGGAAGCGCGCTGCTGGCCGAGCGGCGAAGCGCTCCGGGCGACGATCTGACCAGCGTGCTCGTCCGGGCGGCCGATGACGAGGGCGGTATCCCGGAGGGGCAACTGGTCGACCTCGTGTGCGGGCTGGTGGTGGGCGGACACGACAGCACGATGACGATGCTCGGCAACTCCCTGCTCTACCTGCTCGGCGAACGGCCGGAAAGCTGGCGGCGTCTCGGTGCGGACGAACAGGCCGCCGGGGTGGTGGCCGAGCGGCTGCTGCACCTGGTTCCGCTCGGCGACGACCGGGGGACCGCGCGCCACGCCGCCGCGGATACGGAGGTCGGCGGCGTGACCATCCCGGCGGGCTCGGTGGTTCTCGCCGACTGCGGCATGGCCAACCGTGACCCCGATGTGTTCCCGCCCCGGCAGTTCGCCGACCTGTTCGCACCCTTGGAGGCCCCCACTCTGTCGTTCGGCGCCGGCCCGCACTACTGCCTGGGTGCCTGGCTGGCCCGGCTCGAACTCCAACTGTCCCTGCACCGGCTCGCCGCCCGCTTCCCCGGCCTTCGGCTGGCGCGGCCCGCCGACGCAGTGGAGTGGCGTCGCGGCACCACATCCCGCAGTCCTCAGCGGATCACAGTGACCTGGTAG
- a CDS encoding MDR family NADP-dependent oxidoreductase yields MRARKWVVREHIEGVPDVARVYGLVEEDLDVDLAPDEMLLRTRYVSVDPYLQGIALDTPLGAHMGADSIMEVLEAGPLAAHRPGDLVQGFGGWRTHLISNGAATPWQTGTFPMVFPAFRRLDPCWYDDALPLPTALSVMGGPGMTAWGTLTKFMSVRSGDTVVISGASGSVGSLVGQLAKLAGARVVGTTSTTEKAEYLDGLGFDAVVVYRHGDSCEAVRSALTCAAPDGVDKYFDNLGGTVTDAVFSMLNVGSQVAVCWQWATQVGREVTGPRLLPYIMFPRTSVRGIFSLEWFTEQNWRALHDELGGRIRRGEVRCGHTLHHGFENIPDAYRSLYQDTGASRGKVLVEL; encoded by the coding sequence ATGAGGGCCAGGAAATGGGTGGTACGTGAGCACATCGAAGGCGTCCCCGACGTCGCGAGGGTCTACGGACTGGTCGAGGAGGATCTCGACGTCGACCTCGCCCCGGACGAGATGCTGCTGAGGACGCGCTACGTATCGGTGGACCCCTACCTCCAGGGCATTGCGCTGGACACCCCTCTCGGTGCGCACATGGGCGCCGACTCGATCATGGAGGTGCTGGAAGCGGGTCCACTGGCGGCCCACCGGCCCGGTGATCTGGTGCAGGGGTTCGGCGGCTGGCGCACCCATCTCATCAGCAACGGCGCGGCCACCCCCTGGCAGACCGGGACGTTTCCGATGGTCTTTCCCGCCTTCCGCCGCCTGGACCCCTGCTGGTACGACGACGCGCTTCCGCTCCCCACCGCGCTGAGTGTCATGGGCGGTCCCGGTATGACGGCCTGGGGCACCCTGACCAAGTTCATGTCGGTCCGCTCGGGTGACACCGTCGTGATCAGTGGTGCCTCCGGCTCCGTCGGTTCGCTGGTCGGCCAGCTGGCCAAGCTCGCGGGCGCCCGCGTGGTCGGCACCACCTCGACGACGGAGAAGGCCGAATACCTCGACGGGCTGGGATTCGACGCGGTCGTCGTCTACCGCCACGGGGACAGCTGCGAAGCGGTGCGATCCGCTCTCACCTGTGCCGCACCGGATGGAGTTGACAAGTACTTCGACAATCTCGGTGGCACGGTGACGGATGCCGTGTTCTCCATGCTCAACGTAGGCAGTCAGGTGGCCGTGTGCTGGCAGTGGGCCACCCAGGTCGGCCGGGAGGTCACCGGACCACGGCTGCTGCCGTACATCATGTTCCCGCGCACATCCGTGCGCGGCATCTTCTCGCTGGAATGGTTCACCGAGCAGAATTGGCGCGCGCTCCACGATGAGCTCGGCGGCCGGATCCGGAGGGGCGAGGTCCGCTGCGGGCACACCCTCCACCACGGCTTCGAGAACATCCCGGACGCCTATCGGAGCCTCTACCAGGACACGGGAGCGAGCCGGGGCAAGGTGCTGGTCGAGCTCTGA
- a CDS encoding phytoene desaturase family protein: MNTEESRFMARSERQSMIIIGAGLGGLSTGCYARMNGYRTHVLEMHELPGGCCTAWDRGDFTLDPCVSWLLGSGPGNEMHQIWLELGALQGKEVRHFDVFNVVRGRCGRAVYFYSDPDRLQAHLTDISPADSALIRDFCKQLRAFRKCLAVYPFLKPVGLMPTLERWRMLASFVPYFNVVRKSISVLMTDYSARFTDPLLREAFNFILYEKHPAFPVLPFHFQLASHANLSAGVPEGGSLGLAESIEGRYRRLGGQVTYNAKVEKVLVEDDRAVGVRLSDGSELHADIVVSACDGRTTTMDLLGGRYLNEAYHRLYTRTIREPGMVFPGYFTLFLGLRRDFPDADPCTTYLLDEAEAAGLTGIRHPSINVQFRSRHYPELSPRGTSIAYVTYFCDIAPWRALDEGPEQATRTRGGQELHTLPVRHGRGYYAAKRRARDALVEFLERRHPGIADAIAVRDVSSPLTQVRYTGNYDGTVLGWQPFVESGETLETLIKKHGPGLPGLRNFYQSGVWATTGGLIRAAAAGRHVVQFICRDDGRTFTASVDESGPPPTHLVVPVGPRPDARSVMEDRSSPLERKGMG, from the coding sequence ATGAACACCGAGGAGAGCAGGTTCATGGCGCGTTCCGAACGACAGTCGATGATTATCATCGGCGCAGGGCTCGGCGGTCTGTCCACCGGCTGCTACGCCCGGATGAACGGCTATCGCACCCACGTCCTGGAGATGCATGAACTGCCGGGCGGCTGCTGTACGGCCTGGGACCGCGGCGACTTCACCCTGGATCCCTGTGTCAGCTGGCTCCTCGGCAGCGGCCCCGGCAATGAGATGCACCAGATCTGGCTGGAGCTGGGCGCTTTGCAGGGCAAGGAAGTACGGCACTTCGATGTGTTCAATGTCGTGCGCGGCCGGTGCGGCCGGGCCGTGTACTTCTACTCCGACCCCGACCGGCTACAAGCCCATCTGACGGACATCTCGCCCGCCGACTCCGCTCTGATCCGGGACTTCTGCAAGCAGCTGCGCGCCTTCCGTAAATGCCTCGCCGTCTATCCGTTCCTCAAGCCGGTCGGGCTGATGCCGACGCTGGAACGATGGCGGATGCTGGCTTCGTTCGTCCCGTACTTCAACGTCGTGCGCAAATCCATCAGCGTACTGATGACCGACTACTCGGCGAGATTCACGGACCCCCTGCTGCGTGAGGCGTTCAATTTCATCCTGTACGAGAAGCATCCGGCGTTCCCGGTGCTGCCGTTCCACTTCCAGCTCGCTTCGCACGCGAACCTCTCCGCGGGCGTCCCCGAGGGCGGATCGCTCGGACTGGCCGAGTCCATCGAGGGCCGCTACCGCAGGCTCGGCGGCCAAGTGACCTACAACGCCAAGGTCGAAAAGGTGCTGGTCGAGGACGACCGTGCGGTCGGGGTACGGCTGAGCGACGGAAGCGAACTGCACGCCGACATCGTCGTCTCGGCCTGCGACGGCCGCACCACGACGATGGATCTGCTCGGCGGCCGCTACCTCAACGAGGCGTACCACCGCCTCTACACCCGGACCATCCGTGAACCCGGCATGGTGTTCCCCGGATACTTCACACTCTTTCTCGGCCTCCGCCGGGACTTCCCCGACGCCGACCCCTGCACGACCTATCTGCTCGACGAAGCGGAAGCGGCAGGCCTGACCGGCATACGTCACCCGAGCATCAACGTCCAGTTCCGCAGCAGGCACTACCCGGAACTCTCCCCGCGTGGGACGAGCATCGCGTACGTCACCTACTTCTGCGACATCGCCCCCTGGCGGGCTCTGGACGAAGGACCGGAGCAGGCGACGCGGACCCGTGGCGGCCAGGAACTCCACACGCTGCCGGTACGCCATGGCCGCGGGTACTACGCGGCCAAGCGGCGGGCCCGCGACGCACTCGTCGAATTCCTGGAACGGCGCCACCCCGGCATCGCGGACGCGATCGCGGTGCGCGATGTGTCGAGCCCGCTCACACAGGTCCGCTACACGGGCAACTACGACGGCACAGTGCTCGGCTGGCAGCCCTTCGTGGAAAGCGGGGAGACGCTGGAGACGCTCATCAAGAAGCACGGCCCCGGCCTGCCGGGACTGCGGAACTTCTACCAGTCCGGCGTATGGGCGACGACGGGCGGACTGATCCGCGCGGCGGCGGCAGGCCGGCACGTCGTGCAGTTCATCTGCCGGGACGACGGCCGGACCTTCACCGCGTCCGTCGACGAGAGCGGGCCGCCCCCCACCCATCTGGTCGTTCCGGTGGGGCCCCGACCGGACGCGCGGTCCGTCATGGAGGACCGCTCGTCTCCTTTGGAGAGGAAGGGAATGGGATGA